In Camelina sativa cultivar DH55 chromosome 16, Cs, whole genome shotgun sequence, a single window of DNA contains:
- the LOC104751240 gene encoding cysteine-rich receptor-like protein kinase 10 — protein sequence MVRRLFSGLMALLKMCDGQAASRKEESAEDDGDRGIIFDLQELETATDFFSEKNRLGTGGFGLVYKGLMTNGEEIAVKKLSVNSRQGSREFTNEVKLLLRIQHKNLVSLLGCCFHGPEKMLVYEYLPNRSLDYFLFDKIKPGSLDWHHRWRIIIGVARGLLYLHEEAPIRIIHRDIKASNILLDNDLNPKISDFGLARLFPGDGTHTNTFKISGTYGYMAPEYALHGLLSVKSDVFSYGVLVLEIVSGRKNQNTHLGPEMADLLHYAWKMYQEGKILELVDQSLAGVYNRDEAATCFLIGLLCCQQITSNRPDMNTVHQMLSSDSFDLPKPGRPGLQGRRGGGSTSTGTGTGAGSRRFGLTGSEPNSFKNRRSSGQNGLVEEYSRNSISMSSFAEGR from the exons ATGGTCCGCCGTCTTTTCAGTGGCTTGATGGCGCTGCTTAAGATGTGCGATGGTCAGGCAGCTTCCCGTAAAGAAGAATCAGCCGAAGATGATGGAGATCGTGGCATTATCTTCGATCTCCAAGAGCTTGAAACCGCGACTGATTTTTTCTCCGAGAAGAACCGACTCGGAACCGGCGGATTTGGCCTTGTCTACAAG GGATTGATGACGAATGGTGAAGAAATAGCAGTGAAGAAGCTATCAGTGAACTCGAGACAAGGGTCTAGAGAATTCACGAACGAGGTAAAGCTCTTGCTTAGGATTCAACATAAGAATTTGGTTTCGTTGTTAGGTTGTTGCTTCCATGGTCCTGAGAAGATGCTGGTTTACGAGTATCTCCCTAACCGGAGTCTCGACTATTTTCTCTTTG ATAAGATCAAGCCCGGTTCACTTGATTGGCACCATCGATGGCGAATCATTATAGGAGTGGCGAGAGGACTGTTGTATCTACACGAAGAAGCTCCCATACGGATAATCCACAGAGATATCAAAGCCAGCAACATTCTTTTAGATAATGATTTGAACCCGAAAATCTCGGATTTCGGTTTGGCCCGGTTATTCCCGGGAGACGGCACTCATACCAATACCTTTAAAATCTCTGGAACTTA TGGCTATATGGCTCCTGAGTATGCCTTGCATGGGCTTTTATCGGTCAAGTCAGATGTTTTCAGCTATGGAGTCTTGGTTTTGGAGATAGTTAGCggaagaaagaaccaaaataCTCATCTAGGACCTGAAATGGCCGATCTCTTGCACTAT GCATGGAAAATGTACCAAGAAGGCAAAATTCTAGAACTGGTGGATCAATCTCTAGCAGGAGTATACAACCGCGACGAAGCAGCCACATGTTTCCTTATAGGATTACTGTGTTGCCAGCAGATCACATCAAACCGACCGGATATGAACACGGTTCATCAAATGTTGTCGAGTGATTCATTTGATTTGCCTAAACCGGGTCGTCCTGGACTCCAAGGTCGTAGAGGAGGCGGCTCTACAAGTACTGGGACCGGTACAGGAGCTGGTTCACGAAGATTTGGATTAACCGGGAGTGAACCAAACAGTTTTAAGAACAGAAGAAGTAGTGGACAGAATGGCCTCGTTGAGGAGTACTCGAGGAACTCCATTTCCATGTCTTCCTTCGCTGAAGGAAGATGA
- the LOC104751242 gene encoding RNA polymerase II subunit A C-terminal domain phosphatase SSU72-like yields MRFRYAMVCSSNQNRSMEAHALLKRQGLDVASYGTGSHVKLPGPSLREPNVYDFGTPYKQMFDELRRKDPELYKRNGILQMLKRNLSVKLAPQRWQDNAGDGVFDVVMTFEEKVFDSVLEGILHPPHFTVRYFVSKLLHSKGSLSR; encoded by the exons ATGAGGTTCCGGTACGCTATGGTCTGTTCGTCGAATCAGAACCGGAGCATGGAAGCTCACGCTCTTCTGAAGAGACAAGGTCTCGACGTTGCTTCGTACGGGACTGGGTCTCATGTTAAACTACCTGGACCATCTCTCAGAGAGCCTAACGTTTACGATTTCGGAACTCCGTACAAGCAGATGTTCGACGAGCTCAGGCGCAAAGATCCTGAACT GTACAAGCGGAATGGTATATTGCAGATGCTTAAGAGGAATTTATCTGTGAAGCTTGCTCCTCAAAGATGGCAAGATAATGCTGGTGATGGTGTCTTTGATGTGGTTATGACTTTTGAAGAAAAGGTTTTCGATTCTGTCCTTGAAGGTATTCTACATCCTCCCCATTTTACTGTTAGAtactttgtttcaaaattgCTTCACTCTAAGGGGTCACTAAGTAGATAG
- the LOC104751246 gene encoding transcription factor BEE 3, with protein sequence MANLSSDFQTYTMDDPIAQLAQLSNTLHHFQSFPPFSSPLDSLFFHHQISNHFPGKSPENDFNHHHQGIFLPSNALNNEESSSRVDTKKRKTFMEAVSTSENSVSDQTLSSSSAAQVSLNGKLLTKNSSSSKRGKRSKNREEEKEREVVHVRARRGQATDSHSIAERARRGKINERLKCLQDIVPGCYKTMGMATMLDEIINYVQSLQNQVEFLSMKITAASSYYDFNSETDAVESMQRAKAREAVEMGQGRDGNPVFHSSSWTL encoded by the exons ATGGCGAATCTCTCTTCTGATTTCCAGACATATACCATGGATGATCCCATAGCACAactagcacaactcagcaacaCTCTTCATCACTTCCAATCATTTCctcctttctcttctcctctcgactctctcttctttcatcATCAAATCTCAAATCATTTTCCCGGAAAATCTCCTGAGAATGattttaatcatcatcatcaagggATTTTTTTACCTTCTAATGCTCTTAACAACGAAGAGTCTTCATCAAGGGTCGAtacgaagaagagaaaaacatttATGGAAGCTGTGTCTACTTCGGAGAACAGTGTCTCTGATCAAACTCTTTCTAGCTCTTCTGCTGCTCAAGTTTCCCTAAATGGAAAACTTTTGACCAAAAAT AGTTCGTCTTCAAAGAGAGGGAAGAGGTCTAagaatagagaagaagagaaagagagagaagttgtTCATGTTAGAGCCAGAAGAGGCCAAGCCACTGATAGCCACAGCATAGCAGAGCGG GCTCGGCGAGGAAAAATAAACGAGAGATTGAAATGCTTGCAAGATATAGTCCCCGGATGTTATAAG ACAATGGGAATGGCTACTATGCTGGACGAGATAATCAATTACGTCCAGTCATTGCAAAATCAAGTCGAG TTTTTATCTATGAAGATTACAGCAGCAAGTTCGTATTATGACTTTAACTCGGAAACTGATGCTGTGGAGTCCATGCAG AGGGCAAAGGCACGTGAGGCAGTGGAGATGGGGCAAGGGAGGGATGGGAATCCTGTCTTCCATTCATCATCATGGAccctttga
- the LOC104751247 gene encoding protein enabled isoform X1 — translation MAGKQIGGDGGLPANLAGMTKSQLYDIMSQMKTLIDQNHQQAREILIRNPLLTKALFQAQIMLGMVQPAQVVPKVEPQAGQQQPQQSHQSIPPKPNVQAHMSSVQGGVGLQEPAAIMQPQAPIRKHPTPQPMPMPPPPPSVNNAPSQPRFSHPQRQGHLNPSVSSLSHSQSSQVQSAPPPAPHHPTSQPTPFHHLDVPASSTQLQQQPMHSGGGPHLTQQQPRPYHHQYGAAQTGPNTGFQHHGAPPQHLSQPMFHSGNRPSASGGPQFPQVQPDLSNQSPYQGGGQYRGDYSNNQLGGPMAADRGTSWMSGQSESSSITHLPGLGPVPPPSQVGPGGGPPPRPGPISAEMEKALLQQVMSLTPEQINLLPPEQRNQVLQLQQILRQ, via the exons ATGGCGGGTAAGCAGATCGGCGGAGACGGCGGTTTACCGGCAAATCTCGCCGGAATGACAAAAAGTCAGCTCTACGACATTATGTCGCAGATGAAG ACGTTGATTGATCAAAACCATCAACAAGCGAGGGAGATTCTGATTCGGAACCCTCTTTTGACGAAGGCTCTTTTCCAG GCACAAATCATGCTTGGAATGGTTCAGCCTGCTCAAGTG GTTCCTAAAGTTGAACCACAAGCCGGGCAACAACAGCCTCAACAATCTCATCAATCTATCCCACCAAAGCCAAACGTTCAAGCTCATATGTCATCTGTTCAAGGCGGAGTCGGCTTACAAGAGCCAGCAGCTATAATGCAGCCACAAGCCCCGATTAGGAAACACCCAACACCGCAGCCAATGCCtatgcctcctcctcctccttctgtTAATAATGCACCATCACAGCCTCGTTTTTCCCATCCCCAGCGTCAGGGACATCTGAATCCTTCTGTCTCTTCTTTGTCTCATTCACAGTCTTCTCAAGTTCAGAGCGCGCCTCCCCCGGCTCCCCATCATCCAACATCCCAACCAACCCCTTTTCATCATCTTGATGTACCAGCTTCCTCGACTCAGTTGCAGCAACAACCTATGCACTCGGGTGGAGGTCCTCATTTGACTCAGCAACAGCCTAGACCATATCATCATCAATATGGAGCAGCCCAGACTGGTCCAAACACTGGGTTTCAGCACCATGGGGCACCTCCTCAGCATCTTTCTCAACCCATGTTTCAT TCAGGCAATAGACCTTCTGCTTCTGGTGGACCTCAATTCCCGCAGGTGCAGCCAGATCTGTCAAATCAGTCACCATATCAG GGAGGAGGTCAATATCGGGGAGACTACAGCAATAACCAGCTAGGAGGTCCAATGGCTGCAGACAGAGGAACTTCTTGGATGTCTGGCCAATCAGAGAGCTCAAGCATTACTCATCTCCCAGGCTTAGGACCGGTGCCTCCACCAAGCCAAGTTGGGCCTGGAGGTGGCCCACCACCTCGGCCTGGACCG ATATCTGCAGAGATGGAGAAGGCATTACTTCAACAGGTGATGAGTCTGACGCCAGAGCAGATCAATCTGCTGCCACCAGAACAGAGAAACCAAGTCCTTCAGCTTCAACAGATTCTCCGACAGTGA
- the LOC109129527 gene encoding uncharacterized protein At3g43530-like, with protein sequence MVSKRKGPQPIGEEDDKSCDEENLVEGVEEENLGSKDDEHINQEGEEGNKEYEESDDDEQPMEPMGMFFAPSEYCKSIRVGSRCRLNDTLDFMKPFDEVQWFEDHSQFRHVFHMPRQGNHMSQGFLMLLLHTAKTKIDSECWFVVNGVPIRYSIREHALLTKFDCNEYPEGYDPSETVSHKDLKWAKRVFGKAAVKITDVKDKLGNKGKKVSEGDRKNLLILLFLSNVIAASSKGDGNIDRFLLRMADDVDASNTFPWGRYTFDVCLKGIKSILRNMKGKVEAKKQKNFSGFITPLEILTFEAIPQLACRFRERVTAENVCGRMCKRKFKSILMKGFPLDDINEELRRLKPDDEEKVWLPRVVEEDDVDAGVGFFDLVVNMWRARLIGEMKKIFWKNMYDANVEGRSGHQTEEEKVEETVSGLGEDIQSLKETMDKGFQQIKDMLGDHNWRIQRLEVSISELLTRKEGEEHVSPKATDDNVSPPKETEENVSPPKETDENVSPKTPEENVSPMAYEENVFAGPSGXQTEEEKVEETVSGVGEDIQSLKETMDKGFQQIKDMLGDHNGRIQRLEVSVSELLTRKEGEEHVSPKATDDNVSPPKETEENVSPPKETDENVSPKTPEENVSPMAYEENVFAGPSGGDTSQDMVVYGGDTTMGMLFLYF encoded by the exons ATGGTATCCAAAAGAAAGGGTCCT CAACCGATTGGTGAGGAAGATGATAAGAGTTGTGATGAAGAGAACCTTGTAGAAGGTGTAGAAGAGGAAAATCTTGGTAGTAAAGACGATGAACACATTAATCAAGAGGGAGAAGAGGGAAATAAGGAATATGAG gaaagtgatgatgatgagcaacCAATGGAGCCAATGGGGATGTTCTTTGCTCCAAgtgaatattgtaagagtaTTAGGGTAGGGTCGCGGTGTCGGCTGAATGATACGTTGGATTTTATGAAACCATTTGATGAAGTGCAATGGTTTGAGGATCATTCACAGTTTAGGCATGTATTCCACATGCCTAGACAAGGAAACCACATGTCTCAAGGCTTCTTGATGCTCTTGCTTCACACTGCAAAAACGAAGATTGATAGCGAATGCTGGTTTGTGGTTAATGGAGTGCCGATTAGGTACTCCATTAGAGAGCATGCGCTATTAACCAAATTTGATTGCAATGAGTACCCCGAGGGTTATGATCCAAGTGAGACTGTCTCTCATAAAGATTTAAAGTGGGCTAAAAGGGTTTTTGGTAAGGCTGCTGTTAAAATCACAGATGTGAAAGACAAGTTGGGGAATAAGGGGAAGAAGGTCTCTGAAGGTGATAGGAAAAATTTGCttattttgctatttttaaGCAATGTGATAGCTGCTTCATCGAAAGGTGATGGGAATATTGATCGTTTCTTGCTGAGAATGGCTGATGATGTGGATGCATCCAATACGTTTCCTTGGGGCCGTTACACATTTGATGTGTGTCTGAAAGGGATAAAGTCGATACTCAGGAACATGAAAGGCAAAGTGGAAGCCAAAAAGCAGAAGAATTTCTCTGGATTTATTACTCCTCTAGAG ATATTGACATTTGAGGCTATCCCACAGCTCGCATGCAGGTTTCGagaacgagtcactgctgagaaTGTGTGTGGGCGAATGTGCAAAAGGAAATTCAAAAGTATTCTGATGAAAGGTTTCCCATTGGATGATATAAACGAAGAGCTTCGAAGATTGAAG CcggatgatgaagaaaaagtttgGTTGCCGCGtgtagtagaagaagatgatgttgatgCGGGTGTTGGtttttttgatttggttgttaATATGTGGAGAGCTCGCCTAATtggagagatgaagaagatattcTGGAAGAATATGTATGACGCAAATGTGGAAGGTCGAAGCGGACATCAAACTGAGGAGGAAAAGGTGGAAGAGACTGTTTCTGGATTAGGAGAGGATATTCAGTCCTTAAAGGAAACCATGGATAAAGGTTTTCAGCAAATTAAGGATATGTTGGGAGACCATAATTGGAGAATTCAAAGACTTGAAGTTTCTATTTCAGAGTTATTAACAAGGAAAGAAGGTGAGGAGCATGTGTCTCCAAAGGCAACTGATGACAATGTGTCTCCACCAAAGGAAACTGAGGAGAATGTGTCTCCACCAAAGGAAACTGATGAGAATGTGTCTCCAAAGACACCTGAGGAGAATGTGTCTCCAATGGCATATGAGGAGAATGTGTTTGCTGGTCCAAGTGGANATCAAACTGAGGAGGAAAAGGTGGAAGAGACTGTTTCTGGAGTAGGAGAGGATATTCAGTCCTTAAAGGAAACCATGGATAAAGGTTTTCAGCAAATTAAGGATATGTTGGGAGACCATAATGGGAGAATTCAAAGACTTGAAGTTTCTGTTTCAGAGTTATTAACAAGGAAAGAAGGTGAGGAGCATGTGTCTCCAAAGGCAACTGATGACAATGTGTCTCCACCAAAGGAAACTGAGGAGAATGTGTCTCCACCAAAGGAAACTGATGAGAATGTGTCTCCAAAGACACCTGAGGAGAATGTGTCTCCAATGGCATATGAGGAGAATGTGTTTGCTGGTCCAAGTGGAGGTGACACATCCCAAGATATGGTTGTTTACGGTGGAGATACTACAATGGGTATgttgtttctttacttttaa
- the LOC104753827 gene encoding uncharacterized protein LOC104753827, translating into MENEVFEDREHVDNRIDNEEDNVVDGRHEYVELPCSGETIQQCQKVLEWKDGTGIEIGQEFVSKEAVQDVVNRAANKYCFATKTGKSDPSRITLRCRQFLEGCQWYLRAGKGKNSDCFKVKVYRRMHTCDRSDLSTTDCKKTGTPRLIASVLHEDYPAQLDTPAPKNIMGIARGILGMHCSYSTTWRGKKQHVSDVRGSPEKSTRICTLICTCFKVMRKVIIMDATFFKSIYDGMLVFATAQDPNHHNYIIAFGVIDKEKDTSWSWFLRKLKTVVPDEPGLVFMSDIYQSIIKYVAQVFPNAKHGFCIWHMSQNGRGRVKNEKDEAATKFRELAHVYTDHEFRTEYEKFKRR; encoded by the exons ATGGAAAATGAAGTGTTTGAAGATAGGGAGCATGTGGATAACCGGATAGATAACGAAGAGGATAACGTTGTGGATGGTAGACATGAGTACGTTGAGCTTCCATGCAGTGGGGAAACAATTCAGCAATGTCAGAAAGTATTGGAATGGAAAGATGGGACGGGGATTGAAATAGGTCAAGAATTTGTTTCTAAGGAGGCTGTGCAAGATGTGGTTAATAGAGCTGCGAATAAGTATTGTTTTGCGACCAAAACTGGTAAGTCAGATCCTTCTCGGATCACCTTACGATGTCGACAATTTTTAGAAGGTTGTCAATGGTATTTACGAGCTGGAAAAGGAAAGAACTCAGATTGTTTCAAAGTAAAAGTTTACAGGAGGATGCATACATGTGATCGGTCTGATCTGAGTACAACCGATTGTAAAAAAACCGGCACTCCACGATTAATAGCATCTGTTTTGCATGAGGATTATCCAGCCCAGTTGGATACTCCGGCTCCTAAAAACATCATGGGTATTGCTCGTGGAATACTTGGTATGCATTGTTCGTACTCTACGACATGGAGAGGGAAAAAGCAACACGTTAGTGATGTGCGTGGGAGTCCTGAGAAGAGTACACGGATTTGCACTCTTATTTGTACAT GCTTTAAAGTAATGAGGAAAGTTATAATTATGGATGCAACCTTCTTTAAGTCTATATACGACGGAATGTTGGTGTTTGCAACAGCTCAAGATCCTAATCATCACAATTATATCATTGCTTTTGGGGTCATTGATAAGGAGAAAGATACGAGTTGGTCTTGGTTTTTGAGGAAGCTAAAAACAGTTGTACCTGATGAACCGGGTTTGGTTTTTATGAGTGACATATATCAAAGCATCATCAAGTATGTTGCGCAGGTGTTCCCAAACGCGAAGCATGGCTTTTGTATTTGGCATATGTCTCAAAACGGGAGAGGGAGAGTAAAGAATGAGAAGGACGAAGCGGCGACGAAATTCCGTGAATTAGCACATGTTTATACTGACCATGAGTTCAGGACAGAGTATGAGAAGTTTAAAAGAAGATAA
- the LOC104751248 gene encoding uncharacterized protein LOC104751248 isoform X1 encodes MQCYTNEEALASLYINVSASFFLLLLLLYSAVSLLLKLLRFIGGFPLLQRSEDEYDSAAWYTDDEEGEEEEEEEFKMSCNTSYHVISRDQNPDLIADIGDDGESLVFYNNSSQDGLNNQYTKEFINVHQTHDHEEEEEDDQDSHTSSTEEHFSSTNVSPYRSESSSIEEEDDGVEDLHDDRYDDDDEDEEVGGVSRYDVVEDLVRKLPNTTSTRGPSRFQSGLVFNDKSYNAEVYRVIKDDEEIQPVLGFDMSEIKAEELEEEEEEERGEIFGESCTNGSTSKSSSEWRNSVKTDDPFSTSSRRSCPKWESYTVFQKYDEEMTFLTRISAQKLHETESLKSIMVEPRSISERIVHKLSSNGHTKKQQQYPGGNGSRPNPYVELESAYVAQICLTWEALSWNYKNFERKRSSTQRSFNDVGCPAGIADQFRTFHILLQRYVENEPYEHGRRPEIYARMRTLAPKLLLVPEYQDYEEEEEKEEEKEECFRSRISSASFLMIMEECIRTFMNFLKADKEKPCQKIIKAFFGRSKRGSVDPTLVHLMKKVNTKKKTKLKEMRKGGKYMRKKKMSIEEEMEVLMGLIDLKVVSRVLRMNEMNEEKLHWCEEKMSKVKMVQGGKALQRDSTPLFFPPH; translated from the exons atgcaatgtTATACAAATGAAGAAGCCTTAGCAAGTCTCTACATCAATGTCTCAGcatccttctttcttctcctcctcctcctctactcCGCCGTCTCCCTCCTCCTCAAGCTCTTACGCTTTATCGGCGGCTTCCCTCTTCTCCAAAg AAGTGAAGATGAATATGATTCGGCGGCATGGTATACCGATGATGAAGAAggggaggaggaagaggaagaagagttcAAGATGTCGTGTAATACAAGTTACCATGTGATATCTAGGGATCAAAATCCGGATTTGATAGCTGATATAGGAGACGACGGAGAATCTTTAGTTTTTTACAATAATAGTTCTCAAGATGGCCTAAATAATCAATACACGAAGGAGTTTATAAATGTCCATCAAACTCATgatcacgaagaagaagaagaagatgatcaagatTCCCACACTTCTTCGACAGAGGAACATTTTTCTTCTACCAATGTTTCTCCATATCGCAGCGAATCATCATCGatagaagaggaagacgatggCGTAGAAGATCTTCATGACGACCGttatgatgatgacgacgaagacgaagagGTAGGAGGAGTGTCACGATACGACGTCGTCGAGGATTTGGTTCGTAAGCTACCAAATACGACTAGTACTCGTGGTCCCTCTCGCTTCCAAAGTGGTTTGGTGTTCAATGACAAAAGCTACAATG CAGAAGTGTATAGGGTAATCAAGGATGACGAGGAGATACAGCCAGTATTGGGCTTTGACATGAGTGAGATTAAAGCAGAGgaattagaggaagaagaagaagaagagagaggagagataTTCGGAGAGTCATGCACGAATGGGTCAACGTCCAAAAGCTCATCGGAGTGGAGAAACTCTGTGAAGACCGACGACCCTTTCTCAACATCCTCTCGCCGGAGTTGCCCTAAATGGGAATCTTACACCGTATTCCAAAAGTATGATGAAGAAATGACTTTTCTCACTAGAATCTCTGCTCAAAAGCTTCACGAAACgg AATCGTTGAAGTCAATCATGGTGGAGCCAAGATCGATATCGGAGAGAATCGTTCACAAGTTATCATCAAACGGACACacgaaaaaacaacaacaatatccaGGTGGCAATGGGTCTAGACCAAACCCGTACGTGGAACTAGAATCAGCTTACGTGGCACAGATATGTCTAACGTGGGAAGCTCTAAGTTGGAACTACAAAAACTTCGAGAGAAAAAGATCATCCACGCAACGAAGCTTCAACGACGTCGGATGTCCCGCTGGAATCGCCGACCAATTCCGTACATTTCATATTCTATTACAAAGGTACGTCGAGAATGAGCCTTATGAACATGGAAGAAGACCAGAGATATATGCTCGAATGCGAACTCTTGCTCCCAAATTGCTTCTTGTTCCTGAATACCAAG ATtatgaggaagaggaggagaaggaagaagagaaagaggagtgTTTCAGGTCGAGGATATCGTCAGCTTCGTTCTTGATGATCATGGAGGAATGCATAAGAACATTCATGAATTTTCTCAAAGCGGATAAAGAGAAGCCTTGTCAAAAGATCATCAAAGCCTTTTTTGGGAGAAGTAAACGAGGCTCCGTTGATCCAACCCTTGTCCATCTCATGAAGAAAGTCAACACAAAG AAAAAGACGAAATTGAAAGAGATGCGTAAAGGAGGAAAatacatgaggaagaagaagatgagtataGAGGAGGAAATGGAGGTATTGATGGGATTAATAGATTTGAAAGTAGTGTCAAGAGTGTTGAGGATGAACGAAATGAACGAAGAGAAGTTGCATTGGTGTGAAGAGAAGATGAGCAAAGTTAAAATGGTTCAAGGTGGAAAGGCTCTTCAAAGAGATTCCACCCCACTTTTTTTTCCTCCACATTGA
- the LOC104751248 gene encoding uncharacterized protein LOC104751248 isoform X2 gives MQCYTNEEALASLYINVSASFFLLLLLLYSAVSLLLKLLRFIGGFPLLQRSEDEYDSAAWYTDDEEGEEEEEEEFKMSCNTSYHVISRDQNPDLIADIGDDGESLVFYNNSSQDGLNNQYTKEFINVHQTHDHEEEEEDDQDSHTSSTEEHFSSTNVSPYRSESSSIEEEDDGVEDLHDDRYDDDDEDEEVGGVSRYDVVEDLVRKLPNTTSTRGPSRFQSGLVFNDKSYNEVYRVIKDDEEIQPVLGFDMSEIKAEELEEEEEEERGEIFGESCTNGSTSKSSSEWRNSVKTDDPFSTSSRRSCPKWESYTVFQKYDEEMTFLTRISAQKLHETESLKSIMVEPRSISERIVHKLSSNGHTKKQQQYPGGNGSRPNPYVELESAYVAQICLTWEALSWNYKNFERKRSSTQRSFNDVGCPAGIADQFRTFHILLQRYVENEPYEHGRRPEIYARMRTLAPKLLLVPEYQDYEEEEEKEEEKEECFRSRISSASFLMIMEECIRTFMNFLKADKEKPCQKIIKAFFGRSKRGSVDPTLVHLMKKVNTKKKTKLKEMRKGGKYMRKKKMSIEEEMEVLMGLIDLKVVSRVLRMNEMNEEKLHWCEEKMSKVKMVQGGKALQRDSTPLFFPPH, from the exons atgcaatgtTATACAAATGAAGAAGCCTTAGCAAGTCTCTACATCAATGTCTCAGcatccttctttcttctcctcctcctcctctactcCGCCGTCTCCCTCCTCCTCAAGCTCTTACGCTTTATCGGCGGCTTCCCTCTTCTCCAAAg AAGTGAAGATGAATATGATTCGGCGGCATGGTATACCGATGATGAAGAAggggaggaggaagaggaagaagagttcAAGATGTCGTGTAATACAAGTTACCATGTGATATCTAGGGATCAAAATCCGGATTTGATAGCTGATATAGGAGACGACGGAGAATCTTTAGTTTTTTACAATAATAGTTCTCAAGATGGCCTAAATAATCAATACACGAAGGAGTTTATAAATGTCCATCAAACTCATgatcacgaagaagaagaagaagatgatcaagatTCCCACACTTCTTCGACAGAGGAACATTTTTCTTCTACCAATGTTTCTCCATATCGCAGCGAATCATCATCGatagaagaggaagacgatggCGTAGAAGATCTTCATGACGACCGttatgatgatgacgacgaagacgaagagGTAGGAGGAGTGTCACGATACGACGTCGTCGAGGATTTGGTTCGTAAGCTACCAAATACGACTAGTACTCGTGGTCCCTCTCGCTTCCAAAGTGGTTTGGTGTTCAATGACAAAAGCTACAATG AAGTGTATAGGGTAATCAAGGATGACGAGGAGATACAGCCAGTATTGGGCTTTGACATGAGTGAGATTAAAGCAGAGgaattagaggaagaagaagaagaagagagaggagagataTTCGGAGAGTCATGCACGAATGGGTCAACGTCCAAAAGCTCATCGGAGTGGAGAAACTCTGTGAAGACCGACGACCCTTTCTCAACATCCTCTCGCCGGAGTTGCCCTAAATGGGAATCTTACACCGTATTCCAAAAGTATGATGAAGAAATGACTTTTCTCACTAGAATCTCTGCTCAAAAGCTTCACGAAACgg AATCGTTGAAGTCAATCATGGTGGAGCCAAGATCGATATCGGAGAGAATCGTTCACAAGTTATCATCAAACGGACACacgaaaaaacaacaacaatatccaGGTGGCAATGGGTCTAGACCAAACCCGTACGTGGAACTAGAATCAGCTTACGTGGCACAGATATGTCTAACGTGGGAAGCTCTAAGTTGGAACTACAAAAACTTCGAGAGAAAAAGATCATCCACGCAACGAAGCTTCAACGACGTCGGATGTCCCGCTGGAATCGCCGACCAATTCCGTACATTTCATATTCTATTACAAAGGTACGTCGAGAATGAGCCTTATGAACATGGAAGAAGACCAGAGATATATGCTCGAATGCGAACTCTTGCTCCCAAATTGCTTCTTGTTCCTGAATACCAAG ATtatgaggaagaggaggagaaggaagaagagaaagaggagtgTTTCAGGTCGAGGATATCGTCAGCTTCGTTCTTGATGATCATGGAGGAATGCATAAGAACATTCATGAATTTTCTCAAAGCGGATAAAGAGAAGCCTTGTCAAAAGATCATCAAAGCCTTTTTTGGGAGAAGTAAACGAGGCTCCGTTGATCCAACCCTTGTCCATCTCATGAAGAAAGTCAACACAAAG AAAAAGACGAAATTGAAAGAGATGCGTAAAGGAGGAAAatacatgaggaagaagaagatgagtataGAGGAGGAAATGGAGGTATTGATGGGATTAATAGATTTGAAAGTAGTGTCAAGAGTGTTGAGGATGAACGAAATGAACGAAGAGAAGTTGCATTGGTGTGAAGAGAAGATGAGCAAAGTTAAAATGGTTCAAGGTGGAAAGGCTCTTCAAAGAGATTCCACCCCACTTTTTTTTCCTCCACATTGA